A genomic segment from Geitlerinema sp. PCC 7407 encodes:
- a CDS encoding universal stress protein yields the protein MFKTSLICTDFSDGLHRLVEFVPDLVHSGLQRIVFLHCVPLRTEGEIPRVDTSRIEKARDRLSRALQNVPDGVEVHIEVESGSAPETILRMVEAYKPDVLILGTPTRTLLNERLFGSTTIELSQRTEVPILSLRPQLISTYTCEELALRCRHLFRYLLLPYNGTKTADYLIDRFKHYLQQRPAGSIERCRLLWIVETGRRTDFALDSQLKAAQDKLNQVKADLEGLDVIVETEVRQGEPILAIMETAQVQDISAIAVSSRRSNWLVDLSGPSLGCEVLRRCWHPVLIFSPAR from the coding sequence ATGTTCAAAACGTCCCTCATCTGCACGGATTTTTCTGATGGACTGCACCGCCTGGTGGAGTTTGTCCCGGATCTGGTCCACAGTGGCCTACAGCGCATTGTGTTTTTGCACTGCGTGCCGCTGCGCACCGAGGGTGAAATTCCCCGCGTAGACACGAGCCGGATCGAAAAAGCTCGCGATCGCCTCTCCCGCGCCCTCCAAAACGTGCCAGATGGGGTTGAGGTCCACATCGAGGTCGAAAGCGGCTCCGCGCCAGAGACGATCTTGCGGATGGTCGAGGCTTACAAGCCGGACGTGCTGATTTTGGGGACGCCGACCCGCACCCTGCTCAACGAGCGCCTGTTTGGCAGCACCACCATTGAGCTATCCCAGCGGACCGAGGTGCCTATCTTGAGCCTGCGGCCCCAGCTCATTTCGACCTACACCTGCGAAGAGCTGGCCCTGCGCTGCCGCCACCTGTTCCGCTATCTCCTGCTGCCCTACAACGGCACCAAGACCGCCGACTACCTGATCGATCGCTTCAAGCACTACTTGCAGCAGCGGCCCGCGGGCTCGATCGAGCGTTGCCGACTGCTGTGGATCGTCGAGACGGGCCGCCGGACTGACTTTGCCCTCGACAGCCAGCTAAAGGCTGCCCAAGACAAGCTGAATCAGGTCAAGGCGGACCTTGAGGGGCTAGACGTGATTGTCGAAACGGAGGTGCGCCAAGGCGAACCCATTCTCGCCATCATGGAAACGGCCCAGGTCCAAGACATTAGCGCGATCGCCGTTTCCTCGCGGCGCTCCAACTGGCTGGTGGATCTGTCGGGACCTAGCTTGGGCTGCGAAGTGCTGCGTCGCTGCTGGCACCCAGTACTCATCTTCTCGCCAGCCCGCTAG
- a CDS encoding 4-hydroxybenzoate solanesyltransferase, whose translation MLTEPQQKPEPLWLTVFRLLRWDKPAGRLILMIPALWAVVLATRNNPPAILIGVIVLGTLATSGAGCVINDLWDRDIDPRVQRTRNRPLASRALSIRTGIVIAFVSMLCAWGLAQYLNPLSFWLCVAAVPVIVLYPLAKRVFPVPQLVLSIAWGFAVLISWSAAIARLEPAAWLLWGATILWTLGFDTVYALADREDDLRIGVRSSAIFFGDRAPDAIGAFYAGTVVCLAALGLVMDLNPLFWLTLAAATYGWLKHFFQLRRRNLPAIAYGKMFRQNVWIGFILLGGMIGGLIQL comes from the coding sequence ATGCTGACAGAGCCGCAACAAAAACCTGAACCCCTTTGGCTGACTGTGTTTCGCCTGCTGCGGTGGGACAAGCCTGCTGGCCGCTTGATTTTGATGATCCCGGCCCTGTGGGCCGTGGTGCTGGCCACGCGAAACAATCCACCGGCGATTTTGATTGGCGTGATTGTGCTGGGGACCCTCGCCACCAGCGGCGCGGGCTGCGTGATCAACGACCTGTGGGATCGCGACATTGACCCGCGGGTCCAGCGCACTCGCAATCGTCCTTTGGCTTCGCGAGCGCTGTCGATTCGCACGGGCATCGTCATTGCCTTCGTTTCGATGCTGTGCGCCTGGGGCCTAGCGCAGTACCTCAATCCACTGAGTTTCTGGCTGTGCGTGGCCGCGGTGCCGGTGATCGTGCTTTATCCCCTGGCCAAGCGGGTGTTTCCGGTGCCCCAGCTGGTGCTGTCCATTGCCTGGGGCTTTGCAGTGCTGATCAGCTGGAGCGCGGCGATCGCCCGACTCGAGCCCGCTGCTTGGCTGCTCTGGGGTGCCACCATTCTTTGGACCCTGGGCTTTGACACCGTTTATGCCCTAGCCGATCGCGAAGACGACCTGCGCATTGGGGTTCGCTCCAGCGCCATCTTTTTTGGCGATCGCGCCCCAGACGCCATTGGCGCCTTCTACGCTGGCACGGTGGTTTGCTTGGCAGCCCTTGGCCTAGTCATGGATCTCAATCCTCTCTTTTGGCTCACCTTGGCCGCCGCTACCTACGGCTGGCTCAAGCACTTCTTTCAGCTGCGGCGACGCAATCTGCCGGCGATCGCCTACGGCAAGATGTTCCGCCAAAACGTTTGGATCGGATTTATCCTCCTGGGCGGCATGATCGGCGGCCTGATCCAA
- a CDS encoding serine/threonine-protein kinase has protein sequence MSVYCSQNHDNPPGSRFCRLCGEVLTPNNGSGGEVLGDRYQILREIGHGGFGRTYLSEDIHRFRELCVLKEFAPQVQGSQALQKAESLFEREAGVLYQLQHPQIPRFRESFRAELHGQKRLFLVQDYIEGLTYQALLSDRRLQGRSFSEAEITQLLIQVLPVLDYIHQRGVIHRDIAPDNLIQRASDGLPVLIDFGGVKQIAATVASEFAPGPAYTATRLGKVGYAPPEQMQQGIVSPSSDLYALAVTVLVLLTGKEPQMLVDLRTLEWTWRREVQLSYSLGAILDRMLAARPGDRFPSAMAVLQGLKGTDPDAVPPLSLAAPPPTVTPTSATLPLTPVPPQPASTEVLVTAPPPERPRPWWGCLPWLGLMVVAGLLGWWGTLYWLGNINTPENPSPTVVSPTPTPDEEPDPASQYSPEEQARKEALRERRQALGVDFNWYVRLVNQTFYERYPDRRDRPLTAKPEDEGLREEWDAIATEWLDWLANNLDAQTRRNLGRYTDADLQRWKAAVNARYLSSRALYDLTDAAFFRLLPDQEGEPFLQQPVGQIWRAIAEEQVAAIESGQALEKIQFDAGAVNGYARDTLQPGEGKAYIANLSKGQLMRVTLEAPESGLLFSIYTPTGTATPLLADSRDRTWSGSLPESGYYEFVVVGTGPDPVDYQLNLIVEDAVPTLEPTPPPAPREKTS, from the coding sequence ATGTCGGTCTACTGCAGTCAAAATCACGACAATCCTCCTGGCAGCCGCTTTTGTCGGCTCTGCGGCGAGGTGCTGACTCCCAACAATGGCAGCGGCGGGGAGGTCTTGGGCGATCGCTACCAAATCTTGCGAGAAATCGGCCACGGCGGCTTCGGCCGGACCTACTTATCCGAAGACATTCATCGGTTTCGCGAACTCTGCGTGCTCAAGGAGTTCGCGCCCCAAGTCCAGGGCTCCCAGGCCCTCCAAAAAGCCGAGTCGCTGTTTGAGCGCGAGGCGGGCGTCCTCTACCAGCTTCAGCATCCCCAGATTCCCCGATTTCGCGAGTCCTTTCGGGCCGAGCTCCACGGCCAAAAGCGGCTGTTTTTGGTGCAGGACTACATCGAGGGCCTGACCTATCAGGCGCTCTTGAGCGATCGCCGTCTCCAGGGCCGCTCCTTCAGTGAAGCCGAGATCACCCAGCTCCTGATTCAGGTCCTGCCGGTCCTCGACTACATTCATCAGCGGGGCGTGATTCACCGAGACATCGCCCCCGACAACTTGATCCAGCGGGCCAGCGATGGCCTACCAGTGCTGATCGACTTTGGCGGCGTCAAGCAGATCGCGGCCACGGTTGCCTCTGAGTTTGCGCCGGGTCCGGCCTACACCGCCACGCGCCTGGGGAAGGTTGGCTACGCGCCCCCCGAGCAGATGCAGCAGGGCATCGTGTCTCCCAGTAGTGACCTGTATGCTCTCGCCGTGACCGTGCTGGTTCTGCTGACGGGCAAAGAGCCTCAGATGCTGGTCGATCTGCGGACCCTGGAGTGGACCTGGCGCCGAGAGGTCCAGCTGAGCTACAGCCTGGGCGCGATTCTCGATCGGATGCTGGCCGCGCGGCCGGGCGATCGCTTCCCGTCCGCAATGGCAGTGCTCCAAGGGCTCAAGGGGACAGATCCCGACGCCGTGCCGCCGCTGTCTCTGGCCGCACCCCCGCCTACCGTCACGCCGACCAGCGCGACCCTCCCCCTGACTCCCGTTCCTCCCCAGCCAGCCAGCACCGAAGTTCTGGTCACAGCGCCCCCACCTGAAAGGCCGAGGCCTTGGTGGGGATGTTTACCCTGGCTAGGGTTGATGGTTGTGGCAGGGCTGCTGGGCTGGTGGGGGACGCTGTACTGGCTCGGCAACATCAACACGCCTGAAAATCCCTCGCCCACGGTGGTGTCGCCCACGCCGACTCCGGACGAAGAGCCCGATCCCGCCAGCCAATACTCACCGGAGGAGCAGGCCCGCAAGGAGGCGCTGCGGGAGCGTCGCCAAGCTTTGGGGGTGGACTTCAACTGGTATGTGCGGCTGGTCAATCAGACCTTTTATGAGCGCTATCCCGATCGGCGCGATCGCCCCCTGACGGCGAAGCCCGAGGACGAAGGGCTGCGGGAGGAGTGGGACGCGATCGCCACAGAGTGGCTGGACTGGCTAGCCAACAATCTAGACGCCCAAACCCGCCGCAATCTCGGACGCTATACCGATGCCGACCTCCAGCGCTGGAAGGCGGCGGTGAATGCTCGCTATCTCAGTAGCCGGGCTCTGTACGACCTTACCGACGCTGCTTTTTTCCGTCTCTTGCCGGATCAGGAAGGAGAGCCGTTTTTGCAGCAGCCGGTGGGGCAGATCTGGCGGGCGATCGCCGAGGAGCAGGTGGCCGCCATCGAAAGCGGGCAGGCCCTCGAAAAGATCCAGTTTGACGCTGGCGCCGTCAACGGCTACGCCCGCGATACCCTACAGCCCGGCGAAGGCAAGGCCTACATCGCCAATTTAAGCAAAGGCCAGCTCATGCGCGTCACTCTAGAGGCGCCGGAGTCGGGCCTGCTGTTCTCGATCTACACGCCCACCGGCACGGCTACTCCCCTGCTGGCAGACAGCCGCGATCGCACTTGGTCCGGGAGCTTGCCTGAGTCAGGCTATTACGAATTTGTGGTGGTGGGCACCGGCCCAGATCCGGTGGACTACCAGCTCAACTTGATCGTGGAGGACGCTGTCCCGACGCTGGAGCCCACGCCGCCCCCCGCGCCGCGCGAGAAAACTTCCTAG
- a CDS encoding peptidoglycan-binding protein has protein sequence MTNTSNRQSSATSAINKPILKRGSRGELVTELQRLLSHWNLYPQNNQDGIFDADVEVAVKAFQHRVFLIEDGVVGSKTWQALFSGAPVGMPVLRNGSQGQSVLMVQRILSTTGDYRSALDGDFGPRTEAAVKAFQKRSKLTADGVVGDRTWHALSKIPH, from the coding sequence ATGACCAACACTTCTAACCGCCAATCTTCCGCTACTTCTGCTATCAACAAACCCATTCTAAAGCGTGGCTCCCGTGGCGAGCTCGTGACCGAGCTTCAGCGTCTCCTCAGCCACTGGAACCTGTACCCTCAAAACAATCAAGACGGCATCTTTGATGCAGATGTCGAGGTTGCGGTCAAAGCTTTCCAGCATCGCGTATTCCTGATTGAAGACGGCGTCGTTGGCAGCAAAACCTGGCAAGCGCTGTTCTCGGGTGCTCCTGTCGGGATGCCCGTCCTGCGCAACGGCAGCCAAGGCCAGTCCGTCTTGATGGTGCAGCGGATCTTGAGCACCACTGGCGACTATCGCAGCGCTCTGGACGGTGACTTTGGCCCCCGCACCGAAGCGGCGGTCAAGGCTTTCCAAAAGCGCTCCAAGCTGACGGCTGATGGCGTGGTGGGCGATCGCACCTGGCACGCTCTGAGCAAAATCCCCCACTAA
- a CDS encoding RNA-binding S4 domain-containing protein, with the protein MTTEPQTIKLDQFLKCMGVETGGQAKLLIQSGDVKVNGQLETRRGRKLAAGDRVTVMGETFVVDFDVLNP; encoded by the coding sequence ATGACCACCGAACCTCAAACCATCAAGCTCGATCAGTTCCTTAAGTGCATGGGCGTTGAGACCGGTGGTCAAGCCAAGCTGCTGATTCAGTCCGGAGATGTCAAAGTGAATGGCCAGCTTGAAACGCGGCGAGGCCGCAAGCTGGCTGCGGGCGATCGCGTCACGGTGATGGGCGAAACGTTTGTTGTCGATTTTGATGTGCTAAACCCATGA
- a CDS encoding pentapeptide repeat-containing protein produces MKVEELLQQYRAGQINFSGRNLSNADLTNVDLIGINLSQADLRSSDLFFAYLNRANLRQANLLGARLSGANLSQATLVDANLHDADLHGASLRGADLRGADLSLAVLLDANLMDADLRNANLSGADLTGACLRGANLRQEMRSQHTNLRGSILYKADLRGVNLSGADLTRVDLREANLTEASLRETDLSGADLSGANLTGALLSDACLEGAILEGACLRNAKLERANLSQANLFRANLQNALLPQARLTGAGLQQTIFAQAKLTDVDLSRADLFEADLREANLTGAYLARTNLTRANLSDALLVRAELSSANLMDANLQRAVLPDGKVHA; encoded by the coding sequence ATGAAAGTCGAGGAGCTTCTTCAGCAATATCGAGCCGGTCAAATCAACTTCAGCGGCCGCAACCTCAGCAACGCGGACCTGACCAACGTCGACCTGATCGGCATCAACCTCTCCCAGGCTGATTTGCGCAGCAGCGATCTCTTCTTCGCCTACCTCAACCGCGCCAATCTCCGCCAGGCCAACCTCCTGGGCGCTCGTCTCAGCGGCGCCAACCTCTCCCAAGCAACCCTGGTCGACGCCAACCTCCATGACGCCGACCTCCACGGCGCCAGCCTGCGCGGTGCGGATCTGCGAGGCGCGGACCTGTCCCTGGCGGTCCTCCTCGACGCTAACCTGATGGACGCTGACCTCCGCAACGCCAACCTCAGCGGCGCCGACCTCACTGGCGCCTGTCTGCGGGGCGCAAACCTGCGGCAAGAAATGCGCAGCCAGCACACCAATTTACGCGGCAGCATCCTCTACAAAGCAGACCTGCGAGGCGTCAACCTCAGCGGCGCCGACCTCACCCGCGTGGACCTGCGCGAAGCCAACCTGACCGAAGCCAGCCTCCGAGAAACGGACCTCAGCGGCGCCGACCTTAGCGGCGCCAACCTCACCGGCGCGCTTCTCAGCGATGCCTGCCTAGAGGGAGCAATTTTGGAAGGCGCGTGTTTGCGCAATGCCAAGCTAGAGCGGGCCAACCTTTCCCAGGCCAATCTGTTTCGCGCGAACCTCCAGAACGCTCTGCTGCCCCAGGCTCGGCTCACCGGTGCCGGCCTTCAGCAAACCATTTTTGCCCAGGCCAAGCTCACGGATGTAGACCTGAGCCGCGCCGACCTCTTCGAGGCCGATCTACGAGAGGCCAATCTCACCGGCGCCTATTTGGCCCGCACGAACTTGACCCGCGCCAATCTCTCAGATGCCCTCTTGGTCCGGGCAGAACTGAGCAGCGCCAACCTGATGGACGCCAATCTTCAGCGGGCAGTCCTACCCGACGGCAAGGTCCACGCCTAG